One Phalacrocorax aristotelis chromosome 12, bGulAri2.1, whole genome shotgun sequence DNA window includes the following coding sequences:
- the AFAP1L2 gene encoding actin filament-associated protein 1-like 2 isoform X6, whose protein sequence is MGKENQGWGGGDEEYIYMNKVTIHKQQGDQEKEDKALDERNSLTNGDSGLHLSPPQKSLPDLPPPKIPETKQPPVPKIESPEGYYEEAEPYDISVNEDGEAVSSSYESYDEEESSKGKSATHQWPSTEATIELMKDARICAFLWRKKWLGQWAKQLCVIKDTRLLCYKSSKDHSPQLDVNLLGCTVIHKEKQVRKKEHKLKIIPMNADVIVLGLQSKDQAEQWLRVIQETSGLLCDGGSEGNQYIPDSQRVSYPKVEVFEKYSAASESGSSTDGHLETAETKDVKKKGTTGLKLSNLMNLGRKKSSSLDSPERSLETSSYLNVLVNSQWKSRWCQIKDGHLHFYQDKNRSKLAQQPLSLAGCEIIPEPSPDHLYSFRILHNGEERVILEAKSSEEMGHWLGLLLSESGSKTDPEEFTYDYVDADRVSCIVSAAKNSFFLMQRKYSEPNTYIDNLPKGRMQQEELYDDVDLPDLPAEVPKSDSKLEGDQDRVYLDLTPVKSFLHCAGKKSCQPSPLSSPSLERAANKAAADSTAETPVVAKEAEPCSKPMETSEQKQPENVEPEEAPSQMPAIKIQTQQQNIAFPQPAPELLVGTVMVGSPQLVPAHRPKLPLPGAAVETKLGKNRTEAEVKRFTEEKEQLEKEKDEIRAQLTQLRKEKRELKEMLAGSTDKILEQRLKEIEEECKRKESRRVDLELSLVEVKENLKKAESGPVTLGTAVDTTHLENVAPRIQAKSSSPANSAENSPVNSAMALKNRPLSVMVTGKGTVLQKAKEWEKKGAS, encoded by the exons CACTGGATGAGAGAAATTCCTTGACCAATGGAGACTCAGGACTGCATTTGTCCCCTCCTCAGAAGAGCCTGCCAGACCTCCCTCCTCCAAAG ATTCCCGAAACAAAACAACCTCCGGTCCCCAAGATCGAATCCCCAGAGGGATATTACGAAGAGGCTGAGCCATATGACATCTCTGTAAATG AAGATGGTGAAGCTGTTAGTAGCTCCTATGAATCTTATGATGAAGAAGAGAGCAGCAAAGGCAAGTCAGCAACCCATCAATGGCCATCCACAGAGGCCACCATTGAGCTGATGAAGGATGCTCGAATCTGTGCGTTCCTGTGGAGGAAGAAGTGGCTGGGACAGTGGGCAAAACAGCTGTGTGTTATCAAGGACACCAGGTTGCTG TGCTACAAGAGCTCCAAAGACCACAGCCCTCAGCTCGATGTCAATTTGCTGGGCTGCACTGTCATTCACAAGGAAAAGCAAGTGAGGAAGAAAGAGCACAAGCTGAAGATCATCCCCATGAATGCCGATGTCATcgtgctggggctgcagagtAAAGACCAGGCAGAGCAGTGGCTCAGG GTAATCCAGGAGACCAGTGGTCTGCTGTGTGATGGAGGCAGTGAAGGCAACCAGTATATCCCAGATTCGCAGCGTGTCAGTTACCCAAAG GTGGAGGTATTTGAGAAGTACTCTGCAGCCTCTGAGAGCGGGAGCAGCACGGACGGCCACCTAGAGACAGCCGAGACAAAAGATG TTAAAAAGAAGGGCACAACTGGCCTGAAACTGAGCAACCTGATGAACCTCGGGAGGAAAAAATCCAGCTCCCTGGACAGCCCAGAGAGATCTCTGGAGACTTCAA GTTACCTGAATGTGCTAGTGAACAGCCAGTGGAAGTCCCGTTGGTGTCAGATAAAAGATGGTCACCTCCATTTCTACCAGGACAAGAACCGAAGCAAATTGGCTCAGCAGCCCCTGAGTTTGGCAGGCTGTGAAATTATCCCAGAACCAAGTCCTGATCATCTCTACTCCTTCCGCATCCTGCACAATGGGGAAGAAAGGGTCATTCTGGAG GCGAAGTCCTCGGAAGAAATGGGCCACTGGCTGGGCCTCCTCTTGTCAGAGTCAGGTTCGAAAACAGACCCGGAGGAATTTACCTACGATTACGTGGATGCTGACCGGGTTTCCTGCATTGTGAGCGCTGCAAAGAACTCCTTCTT CTTAATGCAGCGGAAGTACTCTGAGCCCAACACCTATATCGATAACCTGCCAAAGGGCAGGATGCAGCAGGAAGAGCTGTACGACGATGTGGATCTGCCAGACTTGCCTGCG GAAGTACCCAAGAGTGATAGCAAATTGGAAGGAGACCAGGACAGAGTGTACCTGGATCTCACCCCAGTGAAGTCCTTCCTGCACTGTGCTGGCAAGAAGTCATGCCAGCCTTCACCCCTCAGCTCACCGTCTTTAGAAAGGGCTGCCAACAAGGCTGCAGCAGACAGCACAGCTGAGACACCTGTCGTGGCTAAGGAAGCTGAGCCCTGTAGTAAGCCGATGGAGACCTCGGAGCAG AAACAACCAGAGAATGTGGAGCCCGAAGAGGCACCATCACAGATGCCTGCCATCAAAATCCAGACGCAGCAGCAGAACATCgccttcccccagccagcccctgagCTGCTGGTGGGCACAGTGATGGTGGGAAGTCCCCAGCTGGTGCCTGCGCACCGGCCCAAGCTGCCGCTGCCAG gagcagcagtggaaaCCAAACTGGGCAAGAACAGGACGGAGGCAGAGGTGAAGCGTTTTACAGAGGAGAAGGAGCAGCTagagaaggagaaggatgaAATCCGGGCTCAGCTCACCCAGCTGCGCAAGGAGAAGCGGGAGCTGAAGGAAATgcttgcaggcagcacag ACAAGATCCTGGAACAGAGGCTGAAGGAGATAGAAGAAGAgtgcaaaaggaaggagagcCGGAGGGTGGACCTGGAGCTGAGCCTGGTGGAGGTGAAGGAGAACCTGAAGAAGGCAGAGTCTGGCCCTGTGAcgctgggcactgctgtggaCACCACGCACCTGGAGAACGTAGCCCCCCGG atTCAGGCAAAAAGTTCCAGTCCGGCAAATAGTGCAGAGAACTCACCAGTCAATTCAGCAATGGCTTTAAAAAACCGGCCTTTATCTGTGATGGTGACGGGGAAGGGAACAGTCCTACAGAAAGCTAAG GAATGGGAGAAGAAGGGAGCTAGTTAG